The following proteins are encoded in a genomic region of Synechococcus sp. ROS8604:
- the gloB gene encoding hydroxyacylglutathione hydrolase, whose product MVMASTIDGIHPVAVLNDNIVWVWVHGDQAIVIDPAVADPIVAWLETRGLQLIAVLQTHHHSDHIGGTPGLLQRWAGADVVAAADDQERIPFQTLSVRDGDEIELLGRPVRVLDVRAHTRAHIAYWLPQGAVSTSPTGVLFCGDTLFSAGCGRLFEGTPADMHRALQRLGALPPETLVCCAHEYTEANLRWAAQQVPDDALITNRLQEVQAKRRSGSLSLPSSIGEEWRSNLFLRATSSEQLRRLRQHKDSWRGWSNQGKT is encoded by the coding sequence ATGGTGATGGCCTCCACGATTGATGGCATCCACCCAGTTGCTGTCCTCAACGACAACATCGTCTGGGTATGGGTGCATGGCGATCAGGCCATCGTCATCGATCCAGCCGTCGCGGACCCCATCGTCGCCTGGCTGGAGACGCGTGGATTGCAGCTCATTGCCGTGCTTCAAACCCATCATCATTCCGACCATATCGGCGGCACTCCTGGACTTCTTCAACGCTGGGCAGGCGCTGACGTCGTCGCCGCCGCGGACGACCAAGAGCGGATCCCATTTCAAACGCTGTCCGTTCGCGATGGAGATGAAATCGAGCTCTTAGGCAGGCCTGTCAGGGTTCTGGATGTCCGTGCCCATACACGCGCTCATATCGCTTACTGGTTGCCACAGGGAGCGGTCTCAACCTCTCCAACCGGTGTGTTGTTCTGCGGCGACACCCTGTTCAGCGCTGGATGTGGACGACTGTTTGAGGGAACACCGGCTGACATGCACCGCGCTTTACAAAGGCTGGGAGCACTGCCACCAGAAACCCTGGTCTGCTGCGCTCACGAATACACCGAGGCCAATCTGCGCTGGGCCGCGCAGCAGGTCCCTGACGATGCCCTGATCACAAACCGTCTGCAGGAGGTGCAAGCAAAACGACGATCAGGCTCCCTAAGCCTTCCCAGCAGCATTGGCGAAGAATGGCGCTCCAACTTGTTTTTACGCGCTACCAGCTCCGAACAACTGAGGCGTCTTCGTCAACACAAAGACAGCTGGAGAGGCTGGTCAAATCAAGGCAAGACCTGA
- a CDS encoding ABC transporter ATP-binding protein, giving the protein MVTAQNETSFSRSVLMESCPVELDGLWHRYGGANEAWTLKDINLQLKAGELVGLLGPSGCGKTTLLRLIAGFEHPSQGVVRLHGNDVASSRVRLAPERRGVGMVFQDYALFPHLNAWENACFGLRRGQDTSRASWLLELLGLTALRGRYPHELSGGQRQRLALARALAPAPSVVLLDEPFSNLDVEVRLRLRSELPGVLSACGASGLLVTHDPEEALAICGRVAILRDGQLHQCATPRELVEVPATPFVGRFVLQRNVLPVWRDGATSLLRCLLGDLEIPERQRSMKLPDDATVLIDPGLIDLEPDAEGDACVMGREFLGRSWLYRIQIGDQQLRLIRPLGEDHQRGLRCRLSLQQNSEVLLHPQCLSLQVLP; this is encoded by the coding sequence ATGGTTACGGCTCAGAATGAAACTTCATTTTCGCGTTCCGTGTTGATGGAGTCGTGCCCGGTTGAGCTTGATGGTCTTTGGCACCGCTACGGCGGCGCCAATGAAGCTTGGACTTTGAAAGACATCAATCTTCAACTCAAGGCGGGTGAGCTTGTGGGGTTGCTGGGGCCATCCGGTTGCGGAAAAACCACGCTGTTGCGTTTAATCGCTGGCTTTGAACATCCCAGTCAGGGCGTGGTTCGCCTGCATGGGAACGACGTCGCCTCATCCCGCGTGCGTCTTGCTCCGGAACGCCGTGGTGTGGGCATGGTCTTCCAGGACTACGCCCTCTTTCCCCACCTCAATGCTTGGGAGAACGCTTGTTTTGGACTGCGTCGCGGTCAGGACACCAGCCGGGCGTCATGGTTGCTTGAACTTTTGGGGCTGACGGCTCTCAGAGGTCGTTACCCGCACGAATTGTCTGGGGGGCAACGTCAGCGTTTGGCTCTCGCAAGGGCTCTCGCTCCAGCCCCCTCCGTTGTGTTGCTGGACGAACCCTTTTCCAATCTGGATGTTGAAGTGCGTTTGCGTTTGCGCAGCGAGCTGCCTGGTGTGCTCAGTGCCTGCGGGGCCAGTGGGTTGCTGGTGACCCATGACCCGGAAGAGGCCCTTGCGATCTGCGGGCGGGTTGCCATTCTTCGCGACGGTCAACTTCATCAATGCGCGACTCCCCGTGAATTGGTTGAGGTCCCGGCAACGCCCTTTGTCGGTCGGTTCGTTCTGCAACGCAATGTGCTGCCTGTTTGGCGGGATGGAGCGACGTCGTTGTTGCGTTGTTTGCTGGGTGATCTGGAGATTCCAGAGCGGCAGCGCTCCATGAAGCTTCCAGACGATGCCACGGTGTTAATTGATCCGGGGTTGATTGATTTGGAACCGGATGCTGAAGGAGATGCCTGTGTGATGGGGCGGGAGTTTTTGGGTCGCTCCTGGCTCTATCGCATTCAGATCGGAGATCAGCAGTTGCGTCTGATCAGGCCGCTCGGGGAAGACCATCAGAGGGGATTGCGCTGCAGGCTCTCGCTGCAACAGAACAGTGAGGTCTTGCTCCATCCCCAGTGTTTATCGCTTCAGGTCTTGCCTTGA
- a CDS encoding RidA family protein: MSSTPLQAVITQEAPAPVGPYNQAVIAGGWLYCSGQIPLDPATGAMVGDGDVEAETRQVLRNLKAVLQEAGTDPSRVVRTTVFLVDLGDFQTVNAIYAEMFGDGVSPARACVQVAALPKGSKVEIDCIAWLN, encoded by the coding sequence ATGTCATCCACCCCACTCCAGGCTGTCATCACCCAAGAGGCACCAGCACCAGTGGGGCCTTACAACCAGGCTGTGATCGCCGGTGGTTGGCTGTATTGCTCCGGTCAAATTCCGCTGGATCCTGCCACTGGAGCGATGGTGGGGGATGGAGATGTAGAGGCTGAGACCCGCCAAGTGTTGCGCAACTTGAAAGCGGTGCTTCAGGAGGCCGGCACCGACCCCTCAAGAGTCGTGCGCACCACCGTATTTCTCGTGGATCTCGGTGACTTTCAAACCGTGAATGCCATTTATGCCGAAATGTTTGGTGATGGAGTCAGTCCTGCCAGGGCTTGCGTCCAGGTTGCTGCGTTGCCAAAGGGCTCAAAGGTAGAAATCGATTGCATTGCCTGGCTCAACTGA
- a CDS encoding DUF3136 domain-containing protein: protein MAQAKLTIGELEAGYPLYCKALRRLLKEGRSIKDIERTVCWGHLETLNRCLPGRYKAPSYLLALIRRDLNQPKH, encoded by the coding sequence ATGGCCCAAGCCAAGCTGACCATTGGCGAACTCGAAGCGGGCTACCCCCTGTACTGCAAAGCCTTACGCAGACTTCTGAAAGAAGGTCGAAGTATCAAGGACATTGAACGAACGGTGTGCTGGGGACACCTGGAAACACTTAATCGTTGCCTGCCAGGGCGTTACAAAGCACCGTCCTACTTGCTGGCACTGATTCGGAGAGATCTGAATCAGCCCAAGCACTAA
- the cbbX gene encoding CbbX protein yields the protein MPSSVDLAAAYADSGVAEVLQQLDQELIGLRPVKTRIREIAALLLVDRARQQLDLQSTAPGLHMSFTGRTGTGKTTVAKRISQILHRLGYLRKGHVVTVTRDDLVGQYVGHTAPKTREMVKRALGGVLFIDEAYYLYKSDNERDYGAEAIEILLQDMERQRSDFVVIFAGYKDRMAEFYQSNPGLSSRVAHHIDFPDYSEEELMEIALLLLRQQDYHFSESAHDAFSRYIQRRRQLPFFANARSIRNALDRLRLRQANRLFSRLEQPLSRDDLTTIEAEDVLASRVFQGEIEGRDPSQPLTTILDSP from the coding sequence ATGCCCTCTTCAGTTGACCTGGCGGCAGCGTATGCCGATTCAGGTGTTGCGGAGGTCCTTCAGCAGCTTGACCAGGAGTTAATTGGTTTGCGGCCAGTGAAGACGCGCATTCGTGAAATAGCGGCGTTGCTTCTGGTGGATCGAGCTCGCCAGCAGTTGGATTTGCAAAGCACAGCCCCTGGTTTGCATATGTCTTTTACTGGCAGAACGGGGACGGGGAAGACCACGGTTGCAAAGCGAATATCGCAAATTCTTCATCGGCTTGGCTATCTGCGTAAGGGACATGTTGTCACCGTGACGCGTGATGATCTTGTGGGGCAATATGTCGGGCACACGGCGCCGAAGACTCGTGAGATGGTCAAGCGTGCCTTGGGTGGCGTTCTGTTTATTGATGAAGCCTATTATCTCTACAAATCTGATAATGAGCGTGATTACGGAGCAGAAGCGATTGAAATTCTCTTGCAAGATATGGAGCGGCAACGATCAGATTTTGTTGTGATTTTTGCTGGTTATAAGGATCGAATGGCGGAGTTTTATCAATCAAATCCTGGCCTTTCCTCACGGGTCGCCCACCATATTGATTTCCCTGATTACAGCGAGGAGGAGCTCATGGAGATTGCCCTTCTTCTTCTTCGTCAGCAGGATTATCACTTCAGCGAATCAGCGCATGATGCCTTTAGTCGTTATATCCAAAGGCGACGACAGTTGCCGTTTTTTGCGAATGCTCGTTCGATTCGAAATGCTCTTGATCGCCTGAGGCTTCGTCAAGCCAATCGCTTGTTTTCTCGTCTGGAGCAACCTCTTAGTCGCGATGATCTGACCACCATCGAAGCTGAGGATGTCTTGGCGAGTCGTGTCTTTCAGGGTGAGATCGAGGGTCGAGATCCTTCTCAGCCTTTAACAACGATTCTGGATTCTCCTTGA
- a CDS encoding 4a-hydroxytetrahydrobiopterin dehydratase, with product MDQWHERKRPVCLERRFEFDSYSATRDFLDRLGDFSEAKQRFPDISFGRTYVNITLRPDAEGNDSQLSDVDRCFASEIDALFS from the coding sequence ATGGACCAATGGCATGAACGCAAAAGGCCAGTTTGCCTGGAGCGCCGCTTTGAGTTTGATAGCTACAGCGCCACCCGTGATTTTCTTGATCGGCTTGGCGACTTCAGCGAAGCTAAGCAGAGATTTCCTGATATTAGTTTTGGTCGAACCTATGTGAATATCACTCTTCGCCCAGATGCTGAAGGCAATGACAGTCAGCTGAGTGATGTTGATCGTTGCTTTGCTTCAGAAATTGATGCCCTCTTCAGTTGA
- the fldA gene encoding flavodoxin FldA, producing MAYTIFFATSTGKTEDVADKLKELLPGTEAKDVDNIGSAADLASAEALICCVPTWNTGADEGRSGTAWDTYAEEIPSMDFSGKSVAIVGLGDSSSYSDYFCDAMEELYTAFLQAGAKIIGKVPTDGYTFAESKSVIDGKFCGLAIDEDNESDLTDQRLADWVKQINSEA from the coding sequence ATGGCCTACACAATCTTTTTCGCAACCTCCACAGGAAAGACAGAAGATGTTGCTGACAAGCTCAAAGAGCTGTTACCAGGCACAGAGGCTAAAGATGTAGACAACATCGGCTCAGCTGCAGATCTGGCATCCGCTGAGGCACTCATTTGCTGTGTTCCCACTTGGAATACTGGTGCCGATGAAGGCCGATCGGGGACAGCATGGGATACGTACGCTGAAGAAATTCCAAGTATGGATTTCAGTGGAAAATCTGTGGCAATCGTAGGGCTAGGAGATTCATCATCCTATTCAGACTATTTCTGTGATGCGATGGAAGAATTGTATACGGCCTTCCTTCAAGCAGGCGCAAAAATCATTGGGAAAGTACCCACAGATGGATACACATTCGCAGAATCAAAAAGTGTTATTGACGGCAAGTTCTGTGGATTAGCAATTGACGAAGACAATGAGTCTGACTTAACAGATCAACGACTAGCCGATTGGGTCAAACAAATAAATTCAGAGGCATAA
- a CDS encoding NAD(P)/FAD-dependent oxidoreductase, with translation MTEYIDADVLIIGGGPAGCSCALYTSRSSLKTYVLDKNPSVGALAITHKIANYPGVSNEVSGSDLLEMMRNQAISYGTTYLRAHVFSLDLSGEHKLVYTPEGVFRSRTIVLATGAMGRTSTLEGEKEFLGRGVSYCATCDAAFYRNEEVLVYGSNQEAVDEALVLVKFAKTVHWVTSGKPSRSTNRVDLLLDLPNVKQSERTKLLSIHGADDGLKYVNLKSIKDNKAYSLDVSGAFLYSTGTLPITDFLHGSIPLRADGGVDVDDNMMTSIPGVWAIGDIRNTPFKQAVVACSDGCIAAMSIDKYLNSRTEFRVDWVHK, from the coding sequence ATGACAGAGTATATTGATGCCGATGTTCTCATCATTGGAGGCGGGCCAGCAGGCTGTTCTTGTGCTCTTTATACTTCAAGGTCATCATTGAAGACCTATGTTCTGGATAAGAACCCATCTGTAGGCGCTTTAGCAATTACCCATAAAATTGCTAATTATCCTGGTGTATCTAATGAGGTATCTGGATCTGATTTGCTCGAGATGATGCGAAATCAAGCCATCTCCTATGGCACCACTTATTTGCGTGCTCATGTATTTAGCCTTGATTTGTCTGGCGAGCATAAACTTGTTTATACTCCAGAGGGTGTTTTTCGCTCTCGAACAATCGTTTTAGCAACGGGTGCTATGGGGCGGACTTCGACTCTTGAAGGTGAGAAAGAATTTTTAGGTCGTGGAGTTAGCTATTGCGCTACTTGTGATGCTGCTTTTTACCGTAATGAAGAAGTTCTTGTTTACGGATCTAATCAAGAGGCTGTTGATGAAGCACTCGTTCTCGTTAAATTTGCAAAAACAGTACATTGGGTGACAAGTGGAAAGCCAAGTCGCTCTACAAATCGTGTTGATTTGCTTTTGGATCTCCCCAATGTTAAGCAATCAGAGCGAACTAAGCTCTTGTCTATTCATGGAGCTGATGATGGACTAAAATATGTAAACCTTAAGTCAATTAAGGATAATAAAGCTTATTCATTAGATGTTTCTGGTGCATTTCTGTACTCTACAGGTACCCTTCCAATAACTGATTTTCTGCATGGATCAATCCCGCTTCGTGCTGATGGTGGTGTTGATGTAGATGACAATATGATGACATCTATTCCGGGTGTTTGGGCTATTGGAGATATTCGGAATACCCCTTTTAAACAAGCTGTTGTTGCCTGCTCTGATGGCTGTATTGCAGCGATGTCAATCGACAAATATCTCAATTCTAGGACTGAGTTTCGTGTTGATTGGGTACACAAATAG
- a CDS encoding alpha/beta fold hydrolase has translation MSSILWLDLQPSVFCFNKKLACILSQSRHVRRWSFQHDLDEICSLTTIFDFLRETVDQLDSPPHVVAHGLSGTFACLFARQFPKAFRSLTLISVDPVSSNQWTSHYLEMRRRLPCSRSSILSHIVPLLFDKNFSESNLVLSGFFEKCLDCDYISGSIASHSLLPNLSSIDIPLSIINGSHDFVIDQNSALRWKPHLNNGDRFYSLPGGHHFSHFSQPKLYGELINSFLEMIPESFSPAFPDQFHSSLSRKISL, from the coding sequence ATGTCATCAATTCTTTGGCTTGATTTGCAGCCTTCTGTTTTTTGCTTTAATAAGAAACTTGCTTGTATTTTAAGTCAATCTAGGCATGTGCGCCGTTGGTCTTTTCAGCATGACCTTGATGAGATATGTTCATTAACCACTATTTTTGATTTTTTAAGGGAAACAGTTGATCAATTAGATTCTCCGCCACATGTTGTTGCGCATGGTCTTAGTGGTACTTTCGCATGTTTATTTGCACGTCAATTCCCAAAGGCATTTCGCTCCCTTACATTGATTTCAGTTGATCCAGTCTCAAGCAATCAATGGACTAGTCATTATTTGGAAATGAGGCGAAGATTGCCCTGCTCAAGATCTTCTATCTTGTCCCATATTGTTCCTCTTTTATTTGATAAAAATTTTAGTGAAAGCAATTTAGTTCTTTCTGGCTTCTTTGAAAAATGTCTTGATTGTGACTATATTTCTGGCTCTATTGCTTCACATTCGCTTCTTCCCAATCTTTCTTCGATTGACATTCCCTTGTCGATCATCAATGGTTCTCATGATTTTGTTATTGATCAGAACTCCGCTCTGCGTTGGAAGCCTCATTTAAACAATGGCGACCGCTTCTATTCTTTACCAGGAGGTCATCACTTTTCTCATTTTTCACAGCCAAAATTGTATGGAGAATTGATTAACTCTTTTCTCGAGATGATTCCAGAGTCATTTTCACCTGCTTTTCCTGATCAATTTCATTCCTCACTTTCGAGAAAAATTTCATTATGA
- a CDS encoding 2Fe-2S iron-sulfur cluster-binding protein, translating into MTFFNVQLMTPQGDVSFHCPDDEYILDAAEQAGIDMSYSCRAGACSSCVGRLIQGTLDQSDQSFLDEAQIKDKYALLCVAYATSDLIVKTDCEEDL; encoded by the coding sequence ATGACATTTTTTAATGTTCAGCTGATGACACCCCAAGGAGATGTGTCGTTTCACTGTCCTGACGATGAATATATTTTAGATGCTGCAGAGCAGGCTGGTATTGATATGTCGTACTCCTGCCGTGCAGGTGCATGTAGTTCATGCGTAGGTCGACTTATTCAAGGGACTTTAGATCAGAGTGATCAAAGCTTCTTAGATGAGGCACAAATTAAAGATAAATATGCACTTTTATGTGTAGCATATGCCACGTCCGATCTCATCGTCAAGACCGATTGTGAAGAAGACCTTTAG
- a CDS encoding CO2 hydration protein — protein MTATKITDVPMLPTLPDCEELVRRLLSDQPLLADTPDHLLQIVNVLDSYGIVLDAYSKNLVNQGETQLLNPFPVMRFFHEGFSVERLWQHLRGDRINFEYAEYCQKAMFWHGTGGMDAYFDSEPFLEACQKIIALRSRRDPLLALVHRLYPGFAPEAIRSMATIYALGLFWRVMSDLFLDLSRRYRNGEICSVIDAVHHIRDGLVAAAGDPMTYKVTVGNEDVWVLPPEAGLTFLVDVAVPYVEAVFFRGMPFLGTVSYNAQARQISADISDFKYGALYADPIPSMGAGIPPSLCMQDMYRNLPEELSDWYLSHGRGMHDVHVQICISFQKSMFCVTNGAISGTMPYPLDTTDSEQQQANRAYSESWSERLMGCQRGALL, from the coding sequence ATGACTGCTACTAAGATCACTGATGTCCCAATGCTTCCAACCCTCCCTGATTGTGAAGAGCTGGTTCGTCGTTTGCTCTCTGACCAACCGTTATTGGCCGATACACCCGACCATCTCCTACAGATTGTCAATGTTCTCGACAGCTACGGGATCGTTCTTGATGCCTACAGCAAGAACCTGGTGAATCAGGGTGAAACCCAGTTACTGAATCCATTCCCCGTGATGCGATTCTTTCACGAAGGTTTCAGCGTGGAGCGCTTATGGCAGCACCTTCGCGGCGATCGTATCAACTTTGAATATGCCGAATATTGCCAAAAAGCAATGTTTTGGCACGGAACAGGCGGAATGGATGCGTATTTCGATTCAGAGCCTTTTCTCGAGGCTTGTCAGAAGATCATTGCATTGCGTAGTCGCCGGGATCCATTGTTGGCATTGGTGCATCGGCTCTATCCAGGTTTTGCTCCTGAAGCAATCCGATCGATGGCCACCATTTATGCCCTGGGTCTCTTTTGGCGGGTCATGAGTGACCTGTTCCTTGACCTGTCTCGGAGATACCGCAACGGTGAAATTTGTTCTGTTATCGATGCTGTTCATCACATCAGAGATGGTTTAGTCGCTGCAGCTGGAGATCCGATGACTTACAAAGTCACGGTTGGGAACGAAGATGTATGGGTTCTTCCACCAGAGGCTGGACTGACCTTTCTGGTGGATGTGGCGGTCCCCTATGTAGAGGCTGTCTTTTTTAGGGGAATGCCCTTCCTGGGAACAGTGTCTTACAACGCTCAAGCTCGACAGATTTCAGCTGACATCAGCGATTTCAAGTATGGAGCTCTGTATGCAGATCCAATTCCCAGCATGGGAGCGGGTATCCCCCCGAGTTTGTGTATGCAAGACATGTACCGGAATCTTCCAGAGGAGCTCAGTGACTGGTACCTGTCACATGGGCGCGGAATGCATGATGTTCATGTGCAGATCTGCATCAGCTTCCAAAAATCGATGTTTTGTGTCACCAATGGTGCAATCTCTGGCACGATGCCATATCCCCTTGACACGACAGATTCAGAACAGCAACAAGCGAATCGTGCTTACTCTGAATCATGGTCTGAGCGGTTGATGGGCTGCCAGAGAGGTGCGCTTCTCTAA